From Clostridium cylindrosporum DSM 605, one genomic window encodes:
- a CDS encoding ABC transporter permease, giving the protein MWRLAFKNTLRRKGQSILTVIITTLTILTFVIGLSVFWVIQEGLNLSSNRLGADIMLLPNKAKADANQALFTANPANIYMDSGIIDKVSKVSGIDKISPQFFTQTLEGGCCSYGEAIRIVGYDDKTDFILKPWFNQQKFKKLKKNEVVIGSKVETFLGDRVSIISDIFNVVGTLYPTGSGMDETIYMNIDSARRIVKDVDELKGLWKDAQPERLVSAIFIKAKPGADIKKIEKSISDLNLNVKFISTSETIGNVKVQIETFGKIILGLWVALLLIAALALIGRFNSLANERKKEIGLLRAMGVQKSSVLRLILIEAWLMAGVGGIIGSILGTICTTPILNELKDALTLPVGTWSFATALKCGGIGILAALLLGFIASIYPALKSASLEPQRAITQGELD; this is encoded by the coding sequence ATGTGGCGATTAGCATTTAAAAATACTCTTAGAAGAAAGGGACAATCTATTCTAACTGTAATTATTACAACATTAACGATTTTAACTTTTGTTATAGGTCTTTCAGTTTTCTGGGTTATACAGGAAGGATTAAATCTTTCAAGTAATAGACTAGGTGCTGACATTATGCTCCTACCAAATAAGGCCAAAGCAGATGCGAATCAGGCTTTGTTTACAGCGAACCCTGCAAATATTTATATGGATAGTGGAATTATAGATAAGGTATCAAAGGTATCTGGGATTGATAAAATAAGTCCTCAGTTTTTTACCCAAACACTTGAAGGTGGATGCTGTAGCTATGGAGAAGCAATTCGAATAGTAGGCTACGATGATAAAACAGACTTTATACTTAAGCCTTGGTTTAATCAGCAAAAGTTCAAGAAACTAAAGAAAAATGAAGTAGTTATAGGAAGTAAGGTAGAGACCTTCCTTGGAGACAGGGTTTCAATAATTTCCGATATATTTAATGTAGTTGGGACGCTTTATCCTACTGGAAGTGGTATGGATGAAACAATATACATGAATATAGATTCTGCCAGAAGAATTGTTAAGGATGTAGATGAGCTAAAGGGTCTGTGGAAGGATGCACAACCAGAAAGGTTAGTATCAGCTATATTTATAAAGGCAAAACCAGGAGCAGATATTAAAAAAATAGAAAAAAGCATTAGTGATTTAAACCTAAATGTAAAGTTTATTTCTACAAGTGAAACTATAGGAAATGTAAAGGTGCAAATAGAAACATTCGGAAAAATTATTCTAGGTCTATGGGTTGCACTCCTATTAATCGCTGCACTAGCATTAATAGGGCGATTTAATTCTCTTGCAAATGAGAGAAAGAAGGAAATAGGATTACTTAGAGCAATGGGAGTTCAAAAAAGTAGCGTCCTAAGACTAATTCTAATTGAAGCATGGCTTATGGCTGGAGTCGGGGGAATAATAGGAAGTATATTAGGTACCATATGCACTACCCCTATACTCAATGAATTAAAGGATGCATTAACATTGCCAGTGGGAACTTGGTCATTTGCTACAGCTTTAAAGTGTGGTGGAATAGGTATACTTGCTGCTCTGCTACTTGGATTTATAGCATCTATTTATCCAGCATTAAAAAGTGCTAGTCTTGAGCCTCAAAGGGCAATAACACAGGGGGAGCTTGATTAA
- a CDS encoding ABC transporter ATP-binding protein has protein sequence MEVCRLENVSKTYKMGETVCPLKNISLKVSSGDFLSIEGPSGIGKSTLLYIIGGLLNLDEGKLYIEDKDVSLLSDRELTTLRGEKIGFIFQDSNLLQALTLQENLEFAQRISNKGKCDTRRIDELLERLGLSERKGFLPHSLSGGQRRRAVVARALINNPKLILADEPTNDLDEKYAAEVISLLEEATKAGSAVIMVTHNTKWAERANIRYRINDGILEII, from the coding sequence ATGGAAGTATGTAGACTTGAAAATGTTAGTAAAACATATAAGATGGGTGAAACTGTATGCCCACTGAAGAACATATCTCTAAAGGTGAGCTCAGGTGACTTTCTATCTATCGAAGGTCCATCGGGAATAGGAAAAAGCACACTATTATATATAATAGGTGGACTTCTTAATCTAGATGAAGGAAAGCTTTATATAGAGGATAAGGATGTTTCACTTTTAAGTGATAGAGAACTTACTACACTAAGAGGAGAGAAGATAGGTTTTATATTTCAAGATTCTAACCTTTTACAAGCATTAACTCTACAGGAGAACCTTGAGTTTGCTCAGAGGATATCAAACAAGGGGAAGTGTGATACTAGAAGAATAGATGAATTACTTGAAAGACTTGGATTATCAGAAAGAAAAGGTTTTCTACCACATAGTCTTAGTGGTGGACAAAGAAGACGTGCTGTAGTTGCAAGGGCTTTAATTAATAATCCAAAGCTTATTTTGGCAGATGAGCCTACTAATGACTTAGATGAAAAATATGCTGCTGAGGTTATAAGTCTTCTAGAGGAGGCAACTAAAGCTGGAAGTGCTGTAATTATGGTTACACATAATACTAAGTGGGCAGAGAGGGCAAATATTAGGTATAGGATAAATGATGGGATTTTAGAAATTATATAG